A window from Catalinimonas alkaloidigena encodes these proteins:
- a CDS encoding DUF4159 domain-containing protein, whose product MPNRFSLILLWLCLLAPVVRAQPSFTIAKLKYNGGGDWYANPTALPNLIEFCNRTLGMNIAPEEEEVEVGSPEIFAYPFLYMTGHGNVVFSDQEAQNLRNYLISGGFLHIDDNYGLDKFVRIEMKKVFPELEFVELPFDHPIYHQKFSFPKGLPKIHEHDGKDPQGFGLVYKGRLVCFYSYESDLGNGWEDQRIYNDPEEIRQQALRMGANLLTYALTNF is encoded by the coding sequence ATGCCGAACCGATTTTCTCTGATTCTTCTGTGGCTTTGCCTGCTGGCACCGGTGGTCCGGGCGCAGCCGAGTTTTACCATTGCCAAGCTGAAATACAACGGCGGGGGCGACTGGTACGCCAACCCGACGGCTCTGCCCAACCTGATTGAGTTCTGCAACCGCACCCTGGGCATGAACATCGCGCCGGAAGAGGAGGAAGTGGAAGTGGGCAGTCCTGAGATTTTCGCCTATCCCTTCTTGTACATGACCGGTCACGGCAACGTGGTCTTTTCGGACCAAGAGGCGCAAAACCTGCGCAACTACCTCATCAGTGGTGGGTTTCTGCACATCGACGACAACTACGGTCTCGATAAGTTTGTCCGAATTGAAATGAAGAAGGTGTTTCCGGAACTCGAATTTGTGGAGCTTCCCTTCGATCACCCGATCTACCACCAGAAATTCTCGTTTCCCAAAGGGCTCCCCAAAATACACGAGCACGACGGGAAAGACCCGCAGGGGTTTGGCCTGGTTTACAAAGGACGACTGGTCTGTTTCTATTCGTATGAGTCGGACCTGGGCAACGGCTGGGAGGACCAGCGGATTTACAACGATCCGGAAGAAATTCGGCAGCAAGCCTTACGTATGGGGGCCAACCTGCTGACCTATGCCTTAACAAACTTTTAG
- a CDS encoding acyl-CoA desaturase, with protein MAIIIFFIAHWYLSLFSQTFFLHRYSAHKMFTMNKFWERFFYMFTYITQGSSYLSPRGYAILHRMHHAYSDTELDPHSPHHSNNLFDMMWKTKKMYSDFAHERVEVPVQFDKNYPVWNFVERLGESWGSRIAWGTAYVLFYVAFVPASMWYLYLLLPIHFLMGPVHGAIVNWAGHMYGYQNFDNQDKSKNSLVLDFLMMGELFQNNHHKLPKRMNFAVKWWELDPTYPVIKVLSWMRIIRPQTATAGQVTGDFRQAV; from the coding sequence ATAGCCATCATCATCTTTTTTATCGCCCACTGGTATTTGTCTCTTTTCTCACAGACATTCTTCCTGCACCGCTATTCTGCGCATAAGATGTTCACCATGAACAAGTTCTGGGAACGTTTCTTTTACATGTTTACTTACATCACGCAAGGTTCTTCGTACCTGAGCCCGCGGGGGTATGCCATCCTGCACCGGATGCACCACGCCTACAGCGATACGGAGCTTGATCCACACTCGCCGCACCACAGCAACAACCTGTTTGACATGATGTGGAAGACGAAAAAGATGTACAGCGACTTTGCGCACGAGCGTGTAGAAGTACCCGTTCAGTTTGACAAAAATTATCCGGTCTGGAATTTTGTTGAACGCTTGGGTGAGTCATGGGGATCGCGTATCGCTTGGGGAACGGCTTATGTCCTGTTTTATGTAGCCTTTGTTCCTGCGTCCATGTGGTACCTCTACCTGTTGCTGCCGATCCACTTCCTGATGGGTCCTGTGCACGGTGCCATCGTTAACTGGGCGGGCCACATGTACGGTTACCAGAACTTCGACAACCAGGACAAGTCGAAAAACTCGCTGGTGCTGGACTTCCTGATGATGGGCGAACTGTTCCAAAACAACCACCACAAACTGCCGAAGCGCATGAACTTCGCCGTGAAATGGTGGGAGCTGGATCCGACGTATCCGGTGATCAAAGTATTGTCGTGGATGCGGATTATCCGCCCACAAACCGCGACGGCTGGCCAAGTAACGGGCGATTTTCGTCAGGCCGTTTAA
- a CDS encoding glycosyltransferase family 2 protein, which translates to MPPISAVIITYNEERNIARCLDSLQGVADEIVVVDSFSTDRTEEICRARGVRFLQHAFEGHIEQKNFAAAQARYPHVLSLDADEALDPTLQRSILAVKADWQHTGYQMNRLTNYCGHWVRHGGWYPDRKLRLWNRQFGQWGGTNPHDELRLTPEHSVGHLAGDLLHYSYYSLHDHVRQVNYFTDIMAQSQQHKGGSLLKVLLSPWVKFIKSYFFQAGFLDGYYGLVIAIISAHATFLKYAKIRELRKNR; encoded by the coding sequence ATGCCCCCTATCAGCGCTGTCATCATCACCTACAACGAAGAGCGAAACATTGCCCGCTGCCTGGACTCGCTGCAGGGTGTGGCGGACGAAATTGTGGTGGTCGACTCCTTTTCGACGGACCGGACGGAGGAAATTTGCCGTGCCCGGGGGGTCCGGTTTTTACAACACGCCTTTGAAGGCCACATCGAGCAAAAAAACTTTGCGGCCGCACAGGCGCGCTACCCGCATGTACTTTCGTTAGATGCCGACGAAGCGCTCGACCCCACCCTGCAACGCTCGATTCTGGCCGTTAAAGCTGACTGGCAGCACACCGGCTACCAGATGAACCGCCTGACCAACTACTGCGGCCATTGGGTCCGGCACGGGGGCTGGTACCCCGACCGCAAACTGCGGCTGTGGAATCGGCAGTTCGGCCAGTGGGGCGGCACCAATCCCCACGATGAGCTACGGCTGACACCAGAGCATAGCGTGGGCCACCTGGCAGGCGATCTGCTTCATTATAGCTACTACAGCCTGCACGATCACGTCCGTCAAGTCAACTATTTTACCGACATCATGGCCCAAAGCCAACAGCACAAAGGCGGGAGCCTGCTGAAAGTTTTGTTGAGTCCCTGGGTAAAATTCATCAAGAGTTACTTTTTTCAGGCCGGATTTCTGGATGGCTATTACGGGCTGGTCATCGCCATCATTTCGGCGCATGCGACCTTTCTGAAATACGCCAAAATCCGGGAACTGCGCAAAAATCGTTAA
- a CDS encoding RagB/SusD family nutrient uptake outer membrane protein yields the protein MKKILYIPGLACLLAISSCSDYLEEENISSATAENFYVTQTGYEALINSTYSTLRDLYAPTPYIFCAGTDLFFGAHQDAPLALTSYQSLTPGTPQVNDFFQTLYQSIQVCNTALHYAELTEEFQYLDSRRGEARFLRAYYYFLLVQSFGDVSLVTDMVDEPITHFERTPAAEVYQFIIDELSQAVNEVPATQSDYGRVTKAAVEHMLAKVYLTRGYEAYGQASDFDNAAAHADAAIGGQGLTVSFDKVFGYRNEVNDDVLFAVQYDQASLLNGGAHNWDTPWGPLIQGTGEGVAKKNLLHPTEYLFTIFGEYDSRFEGTFLNVRTYPYVGYYLNPKKSEVRNYYPRTAAQIADTAAWRAADLENRKDADIVPISSYWWEGNNQDAYPSLSKFDRIQNSDTRFTHDIYIARLGETYLIAAEAYLKSGNASLAADRINEVRRRAAMPGHEGDMMISAADVTLDFILDERARELAGEGHRWFDLKRTGTLMSRTKMYNPEIKSIYESGADPFQGNNGEYKILRPIPLNAISLDSEEYPQNPAYAN from the coding sequence ATGAAAAAAATATTATACATACCAGGCTTAGCCTGCCTGCTGGCCATCAGCAGCTGCTCGGACTACCTGGAGGAAGAAAACATCAGCAGTGCTACCGCTGAAAACTTCTATGTAACGCAGACGGGCTACGAAGCGCTGATCAACTCGACTTACTCTACGTTACGAGATCTTTATGCGCCTACACCGTACATTTTCTGTGCAGGCACGGACCTGTTTTTCGGAGCGCACCAGGACGCCCCACTGGCCCTGACCAGCTATCAGTCCCTGACGCCCGGCACACCCCAGGTCAATGATTTCTTTCAGACGCTCTACCAAAGCATTCAGGTTTGTAATACGGCCTTGCATTATGCTGAACTCACCGAAGAGTTCCAATATCTGGACTCACGTCGGGGGGAAGCGCGCTTTCTGCGGGCGTACTACTACTTTCTGTTGGTGCAGAGCTTCGGTGACGTGAGCCTGGTGACCGATATGGTTGACGAGCCAATCACGCACTTTGAACGGACACCTGCCGCTGAAGTGTATCAGTTTATTATAGATGAACTATCGCAAGCAGTAAACGAAGTTCCGGCTACGCAAAGTGATTACGGACGCGTTACAAAGGCGGCCGTGGAGCACATGCTTGCCAAAGTGTACCTGACGCGCGGCTACGAAGCCTACGGGCAAGCTTCGGATTTCGACAACGCTGCGGCCCATGCCGATGCGGCCATCGGTGGCCAGGGTCTTACGGTTTCGTTCGACAAAGTATTTGGGTACCGCAACGAGGTGAACGACGACGTTCTGTTTGCGGTGCAATACGACCAGGCTTCGCTTCTAAACGGTGGTGCACACAACTGGGATACACCCTGGGGGCCCCTCATTCAGGGAACAGGCGAAGGGGTTGCTAAGAAGAACCTGTTGCACCCAACGGAATACTTGTTCACCATTTTTGGAGAGTACGACAGCCGCTTCGAAGGCACGTTCCTCAACGTACGCACCTACCCCTACGTAGGCTACTACCTGAATCCGAAGAAATCGGAAGTTCGTAACTATTATCCCCGGACCGCGGCACAAATTGCCGACACAGCCGCATGGCGTGCTGCCGATCTGGAGAACCGCAAGGATGCGGACATTGTCCCCATCAGTTCTTACTGGTGGGAAGGCAATAACCAGGACGCCTACCCGTCGCTCAGTAAGTTTGATCGCATCCAGAACTCGGATACTCGGTTCACGCACGACATCTACATCGCGCGGCTGGGTGAAACGTACCTGATTGCTGCCGAGGCTTACCTGAAAAGCGGGAATGCTTCGCTAGCGGCCGACCGGATCAACGAAGTGCGCCGACGGGCAGCCATGCCGGGTCACGAAGGCGATATGATGATTTCGGCGGCAGACGTTACGCTTGATTTTATCCTGGACGAACGGGCCCGCGAACTGGCCGGTGAAGGCCACCGTTGGTTCGACCTGAAACGGACCGGCACGCTGATGTCGCGTACCAAGATGTACAACCCGGAAATCAAGTCGATCTACGAGAGCGGAGCCGATCCGTTCCAGGGAAACAACGGCGAATACAAAATCCTGCGCCCGATTCCGCTGAACGCGATTTCGCTGGACAGCGAAGAGTATCCGCAGAACCCGGCGTACGCCAACTAA
- a CDS encoding 16S rRNA (uracil(1498)-N(3))-methyltransferase: MPLFFAPDFAVDPRLPADESYHAVKVLRLRAADPVEVVDGKGTWYQARVQEAHPKACRLEVLAQRQVAERPYRLHVALAPTKSIDRTEWFVEKAVELGVDEITPLLVARSERRQLKEERLQRIAISAMKQSQRATLPRLNPLTPLPSFWETVPPDAQRFVAHLEEGRRQALRELIAPRRHYVVLVGPEGDFTPDEIAAARQENFLPVTLGDFRLRTETAGIAVCHTVALLHEGFSA, from the coding sequence ATGCCCCTTTTCTTTGCTCCTGATTTTGCTGTGGACCCACGCTTACCTGCCGACGAGTCGTACCATGCCGTTAAAGTATTGCGGCTGCGCGCGGCCGATCCAGTAGAAGTGGTCGACGGTAAGGGCACGTGGTATCAGGCACGCGTGCAGGAGGCCCATCCCAAAGCCTGCCGCCTCGAGGTGTTGGCCCAGCGGCAGGTGGCAGAGCGACCGTACCGGCTGCACGTGGCACTGGCACCGACCAAAAGCATAGACCGTACCGAATGGTTCGTTGAGAAGGCCGTGGAACTGGGCGTGGATGAAATTACGCCGCTGCTGGTCGCCCGCTCCGAACGCCGTCAGCTCAAGGAAGAGCGGCTTCAGCGCATCGCCATCAGCGCCATGAAACAGTCGCAACGCGCCACCCTGCCGCGCCTGAATCCCCTCACGCCACTGCCTTCGTTCTGGGAGACCGTGCCCCCCGACGCCCAGCGCTTCGTGGCGCATTTGGAAGAAGGCCGCCGCCAAGCACTCCGGGAACTAATCGCGCCAAGGCGACATTACGTGGTACTGGTTGGCCCGGAAGGCGACTTTACGCCTGACGAAATTGCAGCGGCACGCCAGGAAAACTTTTTGCCGGTTACCCTCGGCGACTTCCGGCTTCGTACCGAAACGGCGGGTATTGCCGTTTGTCATACGGTGGCCTTGCTGCACGAGGGATTCTCCGCGTAA
- a CDS encoding PorP/SprF family type IX secretion system membrane protein has protein sequence MRKYLLTFPIVLLMHWALRAQDMQFTQAYASPLQLNPALCGYFHPSHPFRLATVYRNQWPGVPARYETIYASADFSLQDRRRYYRGQGVRNFAKTVSPVGLGLVASSDRAGKAVNLRSSQLALQYALEIPLIVRRANSRAQGLYMRVGFQGGIVSRDLDYSKLVFADELSSPGAGEVIAGNSRLYADFAAGGLIYSRRFWLGGAVHHLTTPNTAAGYDGISPLPRRITFHTGWLIPLEGSTPGTRPRRSFSPVAMYRMQGQFDQLDLGGSIYVRPISLGVFYRGLPVKQPIQGVFNQDAVSILFGVEFESMGFGYSYDLTVSSLGTAGNGAHEISLIYRMPALNRPKKLRREFPCLQF, from the coding sequence ATGAGAAAATACCTGCTGACCTTCCCGATCGTCCTGTTGATGCACTGGGCCCTGCGCGCGCAAGACATGCAGTTTACCCAGGCGTATGCTTCGCCGTTGCAACTCAACCCGGCTTTGTGCGGCTACTTTCATCCGTCGCATCCGTTTCGGCTCGCCACGGTCTACCGCAACCAGTGGCCGGGCGTCCCGGCGCGTTACGAAACGATCTATGCCTCTGCCGATTTCTCGCTCCAGGATCGACGCCGGTACTACCGTGGGCAGGGGGTGCGCAACTTCGCCAAGACCGTTAGCCCCGTAGGGCTGGGGTTGGTGGCCTCGTCCGATCGGGCCGGCAAAGCTGTGAATCTGCGGTCCAGCCAGTTGGCATTGCAGTACGCGTTGGAGATTCCTCTGATCGTGCGGCGGGCAAATAGCCGCGCGCAGGGACTGTACATGCGCGTCGGATTTCAGGGAGGCATTGTGTCGCGCGACCTCGATTACAGCAAACTGGTCTTCGCCGACGAATTGAGTAGCCCCGGGGCGGGAGAGGTCATCGCCGGAAACTCCCGGCTGTACGCCGATTTCGCGGCGGGCGGGTTGATTTACTCCCGACGTTTTTGGTTGGGCGGAGCGGTCCATCACCTGACGACCCCCAACACTGCCGCCGGTTACGACGGCATTAGCCCGCTGCCGCGCCGCATCACGTTCCACACCGGCTGGCTCATTCCGCTGGAAGGCAGCACACCCGGCACGCGTCCGCGCCGTTCGTTCAGCCCGGTGGCGATGTACCGCATGCAGGGGCAGTTCGATCAGCTTGATCTGGGTGGTTCAATCTACGTCCGGCCGATCTCGCTCGGCGTTTTTTACCGCGGCCTGCCCGTCAAACAGCCCATCCAGGGCGTCTTCAACCAGGATGCAGTGTCGATCCTGTTCGGCGTGGAGTTTGAGTCGATGGGGTTCGGATACAGCTACGACCTGACGGTTTCGTCACTCGGCACCGCGGGGAACGGCGCACACGAAATCTCGCTCATCTACCGGATGCCTGCCCTGAACCGTCCGAAAAAGCTCCGCCGCGAGTTTCCCTGCTTGCAGTTCTAA
- a CDS encoding c-type cytochrome → MAIRTSTVLRWGLILVGGLLGVILIVAISVYVIAQNKLKHRYEIADVATPALPRDAASLAHGKHISVIRGCQECHGTDLGGNVMIDDPALGRLLAPNITKGAGGIVQQYTPADWVRTLRHGVSKDGRPLILMPSEEFTELGAHDLTSLIAYLESVPPVNRKLPDTDLGPVGYALVAFNKLPVPAAIIDHKAPIPPDPVTQVSAEFGKYLAISCSGCHKPDFKGGDPTIPGSPQTADLTSTGNLGTWTEAQFIQTLRTGKTPEGRELANEYMPWKMVANYNDDELKSLYLYFRSL, encoded by the coding sequence ATGGCTATTCGAACGTCTACCGTACTTCGCTGGGGGCTCATCCTCGTGGGTGGCCTGCTGGGCGTGATTCTTATCGTGGCTATTTCGGTGTACGTTATTGCGCAAAACAAGCTCAAACACCGCTACGAAATTGCCGACGTCGCCACCCCGGCCCTGCCCCGCGACGCCGCCAGCCTGGCACACGGCAAACACATCAGTGTAATCCGCGGATGTCAGGAGTGCCACGGCACAGACCTGGGCGGCAACGTCATGATCGACGATCCGGCCCTGGGCCGTTTGCTGGCGCCCAACATTACCAAAGGGGCGGGCGGCATCGTGCAGCAGTATACGCCTGCCGACTGGGTACGCACCCTCCGGCACGGCGTCAGCAAGGACGGACGACCGCTCATCCTGATGCCCTCCGAAGAGTTTACCGAGCTCGGAGCCCACGACCTGACCAGCCTGATCGCCTATCTGGAGTCGGTGCCGCCCGTCAACCGGAAACTGCCCGACACCGACCTGGGGCCGGTCGGCTATGCCTTGGTTGCCTTCAACAAGCTGCCCGTACCCGCCGCGATCATCGACCACAAGGCGCCCATCCCCCCCGACCCGGTGACGCAAGTCTCTGCCGAATTCGGAAAATACCTCGCCATCAGCTGCTCCGGGTGCCACAAGCCCGATTTCAAAGGCGGTGACCCGACCATTCCGGGGTCTCCGCAAACCGCCGACCTTACCTCGACCGGTAACCTTGGCACCTGGACGGAAGCGCAGTTCATCCAGACCCTGCGCACCGGCAAAACTCCGGAAGGACGCGAACTCGCCAACGAATACATGCCCTGGAAGATGGTGGCGAACTACAACGACGACGAACTGAAGTCGCTGTACCTCTATTTCCGCAGCCTCTGA
- a CDS encoding PKD domain-containing protein has product MRRTPLHHLCYLWRYLPLVWLLATTARAGVFDEGDSTTAESPAIAPAACDPLQFTAAFNSNRSGNVSRNLGSCTSPPVLNPSGDSTDNRFCTGTEVALAVITKDSLSLTTRWRATRLNGSIDQSYYFTQQNSFLWSDKKTEIIRFNQPGEYQISLRISNSCGKDTTVCGKVYIYDKPILDIKGPTTPLCGPATVNLSAVLQAGTPLGYKWSFRWVNGTNPPQWPMRRDSTALAPFTLLPGEYEIRLRAGGLCDSSNVVRKTIVVVPPPVANAGGGSASQLEVCARDTFLLAGELQPEPYINYRWTPLDGSDSVFMQSYPAQVSIGRPGTYRYQLKAFVGAVNTPSCESYDTVTVVVRPKPKVTIGDGTPARAVCLGDSPFTLTATVDPVTPGIQGKWIGPIITKDGVFAPDTVGIFVVGYTYQNEQGCADTARLAITVTPRPVVALTGKRNFCPGDSPTKLQVNPASPAGVWSYPANPGAITSEGTFSPGVAGTGQHNLTYTLSNIGAGKCTYVYTLAVSVVDENVDLIPVNQINVCQSEGIIALPTPLLQTGTWIGAGVTSDGRFDPKAIKIVNNDSTKTTLRYTVAADGCAVSDLLTVNVLPAATVSLTNLQPTYCAYDAPVTLSATPAGGTWFVGGQPLAGTTFDPAAFPADSTYWVRYQVSNQYGCVSADSMQVMIVNVTADFSVPDTLCAGKPVTFTNLSTGPPGSFQWFYKADIDPAATSTGTTGTFTYADSGTYVVRLIATAQGSGCTDTAEYTVHVLPTPDATVTAELLVTNPQDTCGVQTYQFRPLYETKDAAATYLWTFDNGDSSTLREPDPVTFVSDSVEATTYQVTLRIITRCDTAVSSLPITVNPLPVARFAPELDTICADQTILFNNFTYGSQSAYTWNFGDGTPPVVTTQRTNVSHTFRYAGPGQDTTYRVTLSVNGPCGPSTYQDNIFVTRNRVQSFFNVPSRQGCAPFTQTFTSNQLAGRNQLTWIWGDGSTSAGGIAQTHTFNQAGTYTVQLVVENACNVDTFSQQIVVNPLPEASFTLSSANLCIGEELILTNTLPNPFQSRWNFGDGTTSDLNPAPPHRYDSAGTYVVTLRVTNPTTGCRQTVQRTVTVSPRMTPAFMPLRDELRQDSALFTFNNLSTPQMQGATFTWDFGDESAPQTIQDYDPILHQYTEAGTFTVTLYTTTPGGCRDSVSHPVTVLPVTAVPDFTAQITEACAPVVVTFENLSKYATSYTWDFGNGTSSQAANPPPITYAVPGTYTVRLVVRNAIGVQEQIKTNYIIVNERPVAGFTVSTTAPEAPNEEVFFRNQSSGADSYLWDFGDGLKSTEPEPRHAYRESGVYDVQLIAYNAEGCIDTLTLYSIISAQEGKGLQLPNAFTPRGGALDFSQNRNDFFAPLTEGASQYELRVFNRWGEILFETHDPKRGWDGYFNGQLLPQDVYVYRLKVTFTNGQYVEHVGEVTLVR; this is encoded by the coding sequence ATGAGAAGAACCCCTTTACACCATTTGTGTTACTTATGGCGGTATCTACCCCTCGTATGGCTGTTGGCCACTACGGCCAGGGCCGGTGTGTTTGACGAAGGCGATAGTACCACTGCCGAATCGCCCGCCATTGCGCCGGCCGCCTGTGATCCGCTTCAATTTACGGCCGCCTTTAACAGCAACCGCAGCGGCAACGTGTCCCGCAACCTGGGCAGTTGTACGTCCCCTCCGGTACTCAATCCCAGTGGCGACTCAACCGATAACCGGTTTTGTACCGGAACCGAAGTGGCTCTGGCCGTCATCACCAAAGATTCGCTCAGCCTGACCACGCGCTGGCGCGCCACCCGCCTCAACGGTTCGATCGACCAGAGTTATTATTTCACCCAGCAGAACAGCTTTTTGTGGTCGGACAAAAAAACCGAAATCATTCGCTTTAACCAGCCGGGAGAATACCAGATTTCGTTGCGCATCTCGAACAGTTGCGGGAAGGATACAACCGTCTGCGGGAAGGTCTACATTTACGATAAACCCATTCTGGACATCAAAGGGCCTACCACCCCGCTTTGTGGACCGGCTACGGTCAACCTTAGTGCGGTGTTGCAGGCCGGCACCCCGCTCGGCTACAAATGGTCGTTCCGGTGGGTGAACGGTACCAATCCGCCCCAATGGCCAATGCGTCGCGACAGCACCGCGTTGGCGCCCTTCACCTTACTGCCCGGCGAATACGAAATCCGTTTGCGGGCAGGCGGGCTCTGCGATAGTTCCAACGTCGTGCGGAAAACTATCGTCGTGGTGCCGCCTCCGGTGGCCAACGCAGGCGGTGGCAGCGCGTCGCAACTGGAGGTCTGTGCCCGCGACACATTCCTGTTGGCCGGTGAGTTGCAGCCGGAACCGTACATCAACTACCGTTGGACTCCGCTGGATGGCTCCGATTCGGTATTCATGCAGTCTTACCCGGCTCAGGTCAGCATTGGACGGCCGGGCACGTACCGCTACCAGCTGAAGGCATTTGTCGGCGCGGTCAACACGCCAAGTTGCGAAAGCTACGACACCGTGACCGTGGTGGTGCGGCCCAAACCCAAGGTGACCATTGGCGATGGCACACCGGCCCGGGCGGTTTGTCTAGGCGATAGTCCATTCACGCTTACTGCCACGGTCGATCCCGTCACGCCGGGCATTCAGGGCAAATGGATTGGGCCGATCATTACAAAAGATGGTGTTTTTGCGCCCGATACCGTCGGCATTTTTGTGGTGGGCTATACGTATCAGAACGAACAGGGATGTGCAGATACGGCACGTCTGGCCATTACGGTGACGCCGCGGCCCGTGGTCGCCCTGACGGGAAAACGCAACTTCTGTCCCGGCGACAGCCCGACCAAGTTGCAGGTCAACCCTGCCAGCCCGGCGGGTGTTTGGTCCTATCCGGCAAACCCGGGGGCCATTACCAGCGAGGGCACTTTTTCGCCCGGGGTGGCGGGTACCGGGCAGCACAATCTGACCTACACGCTCTCCAACATCGGGGCCGGAAAGTGTACATACGTCTATACCCTGGCCGTGTCGGTCGTGGACGAAAATGTGGATTTGATTCCGGTCAACCAGATCAACGTATGCCAGAGTGAGGGCATCATCGCTCTGCCTACGCCGTTGCTGCAAACAGGTACCTGGATTGGAGCCGGGGTGACCAGCGACGGGCGGTTCGATCCGAAGGCCATCAAGATCGTAAACAACGATTCCACAAAAACGACGTTACGCTATACCGTTGCGGCCGATGGCTGCGCGGTCAGCGATCTACTGACGGTGAATGTGCTGCCGGCCGCAACGGTTAGTCTCACCAATCTGCAACCCACCTATTGTGCGTACGATGCGCCCGTCACGCTTTCGGCGACACCCGCCGGAGGAACGTGGTTTGTCGGCGGGCAACCCCTGGCCGGCACTACGTTCGATCCCGCGGCTTTTCCGGCCGACAGCACTTACTGGGTTCGTTATCAGGTATCGAATCAGTACGGGTGCGTCTCGGCCGATTCCATGCAGGTTATGATCGTAAACGTTACGGCCGACTTTTCTGTACCCGATACGCTCTGTGCAGGCAAACCGGTAACGTTCACCAACCTCTCAACCGGCCCGCCCGGCTCGTTTCAGTGGTTTTACAAAGCCGACATCGATCCCGCCGCGACCAGTACCGGGACAACGGGCACATTCACCTACGCCGATTCAGGAACTTACGTCGTACGGTTGATCGCCACGGCCCAGGGCTCCGGTTGTACCGATACGGCAGAGTACACGGTACACGTGCTGCCTACACCCGATGCCACGGTGACCGCCGAACTGCTGGTGACCAATCCGCAGGACACGTGTGGGGTGCAGACTTATCAGTTCCGTCCCCTTTACGAAACGAAAGATGCAGCGGCGACCTACCTCTGGACGTTCGACAACGGCGATTCCAGTACGTTGCGCGAACCCGATCCGGTTACGTTCGTGAGCGACAGCGTGGAGGCCACGACCTATCAGGTCACCCTGCGGATCATCACCCGGTGCGATACGGCCGTTTCGTCGTTGCCCATTACGGTCAATCCGCTGCCGGTTGCGCGTTTCGCGCCGGAACTGGACACGATTTGTGCCGACCAGACGATTCTCTTCAACAACTTTACCTACGGTTCGCAAAGCGCTTATACCTGGAATTTTGGCGACGGCACTCCGCCGGTCGTCACCACGCAACGGACCAACGTTTCGCATACGTTCCGTTATGCCGGGCCGGGGCAGGACACGACCTACCGGGTAACGCTTTCCGTGAACGGACCTTGTGGCCCCAGCACCTATCAGGATAACATCTTTGTAACCCGCAACCGCGTGCAATCCTTTTTCAACGTACCGTCCCGGCAGGGATGCGCGCCGTTTACGCAGACCTTCACCAGCAACCAGCTGGCCGGCCGGAACCAGTTGACGTGGATCTGGGGCGACGGATCGACCAGTGCCGGGGGCATCGCACAGACGCACACGTTCAATCAGGCGGGCACCTACACGGTACAATTGGTGGTAGAAAACGCCTGTAACGTCGATACGTTCAGCCAGCAGATTGTGGTGAATCCGCTGCCCGAAGCCAGCTTTACGCTCTCGTCGGCCAACCTCTGCATCGGCGAAGAACTGATTCTGACCAATACTTTACCCAATCCGTTTCAGAGCCGTTGGAATTTCGGTGACGGCACCACCTCGGACCTGAACCCCGCGCCCCCGCACCGCTACGACTCGGCCGGAACCTATGTCGTGACGTTGCGCGTCACCAATCCCACCACGGGGTGTCGGCAAACGGTGCAGCGCACGGTAACTGTCTCGCCCCGGATGACCCCTGCGTTTATGCCCCTGCGCGACGAACTGCGGCAGGACAGCGCACTCTTTACCTTCAACAATTTATCGACTCCGCAGATGCAGGGTGCCACGTTCACGTGGGACTTCGGCGATGAGTCGGCTCCGCAAACCATTCAGGATTACGACCCCATTTTGCACCAGTACACCGAGGCGGGCACCTTCACGGTGACGCTCTACACCACTACCCCAGGTGGCTGCCGCGATTCTGTGAGCCATCCGGTCACCGTGCTCCCGGTCACGGCCGTCCCGGACTTTACGGCGCAAATCACCGAAGCATGTGCGCCGGTGGTGGTCACCTTCGAGAACCTGTCGAAATACGCGACCAGCTATACCTGGGACTTTGGGAACGGAACTTCCTCGCAGGCGGCCAATCCGCCGCCGATTACCTACGCAGTGCCCGGTACCTACACCGTTCGGTTGGTGGTACGCAATGCCATCGGCGTACAGGAACAGATCAAAACCAATTACATTATAGTGAACGAGCGGCCCGTTGCCGGCTTCACGGTGAGTACCACCGCTCCCGAGGCCCCGAACGAAGAAGTCTTTTTCAGGAACCAGAGCAGCGGAGCCGATTCGTACCTGTGGGATTTTGGCGATGGACTGAAATCGACTGAGCCGGAGCCACGCCATGCGTACCGCGAGTCCGGAGTGTACGACGTCCAGCTGATCGCTTACAATGCCGAGGGATGTATCGATACCCTGACGCTGTATTCCATCATCAGTGCACAAGAAGGGAAGGGACTGCAACTTCCCAACGCCTTTACGCCACGCGGCGGAGCCCTCGATTTTTCGCAAAACCGAAACGACTTTTTTGCGCCCCTGACCGAAGGAGCCTCGCAATACGAGTTGCGCGTGTTCAACCGCTGGGGCGAAATTCTGTTCGAAACCCACGACCCGAAACGCGGGTGGGACGGCTACTTTAACGGGCAGCTGTTGCCTCAGGACGTGTACGTGTACCGCCTGAAAGTGACGTTTACCAACGGACAATACGTAGAACATGTCGGGGAAGTAACCCTGGTGCGCTAG